A single genomic interval of Hyalangium ruber harbors:
- the gloA gene encoding lactoylglutathione lyase, with amino-acid sequence MRILHTMLRVGDLERSLDFYTRVLGMKLLRRKDYPEGKFTLAFVGYGPEDTHPALELTHNWDTSKYELGNAYGHVALGVEDIRATCEAIRQAGGKIVREPGPMKHGTTVIAFVEDPDGYRVELIEQRH; translated from the coding sequence ATGCGAATCCTGCACACGATGTTGCGAGTGGGAGACCTCGAGCGCTCCCTGGATTTCTACACGCGGGTCCTCGGGATGAAGTTGCTGCGGCGCAAGGACTATCCCGAGGGGAAGTTCACCCTGGCCTTCGTGGGCTACGGCCCCGAGGACACCCACCCCGCGCTGGAGCTCACCCACAACTGGGACACCTCGAAGTACGAGCTCGGCAATGCCTACGGCCACGTCGCCCTGGGGGTGGAGGACATCCGCGCCACCTGCGAGGCCATCCGCCAGGCCGGAGGGAAGATCGTCCGTGAGCCCGGGCCGATGAAGCACGGCACCACGGTCATCGCCTTCGTCGAGGATCCCGACGGCTACCGGGTGGAGCTCATCGAGCAGCGGCACTGA
- a CDS encoding alkaline phosphatase family protein — MPANPQSVSTLIIVMLENRSFDHMLGYRSLPAYRQPGRPVVDGIQVGADGRTLPAFQFKNIDCRPYPLSNPNFPPKDPPHNRASFRRQLGTFDPALNRYPMDGFVPEYARAHQNDSHWGRPEHTRMVMGYFTPDEVHTAHFFADNFAISDRWFQPVPAGTQANRMMALSGFSRVEDNGLVLPDHELVYDFCNRNKVRWRVYSDGAFPFTFLVKSWQLPILTQHTHFRSFSRFGFDWAHESNTSAPSIIYIEPGYEDAMDPDPTDDHPPVTVARAQRFLARIYSALLLNLERWSRTLLVITYDESGGFFDHVSPPRIATQPPTGVRYAPYESLGPRVPLFVVSPLVDAGQVLRPAHAEAFDHTSILKFIGERWGRTAQSRRYSDVVAARPVGSLTECITRDQPRTDVPVIAPSASPGALSPAFAEAVNSAMRDFGTRALGKELPQLWLSA, encoded by the coding sequence ATGCCCGCGAATCCGCAGAGCGTCAGCACGCTCATCATCGTCATGCTGGAGAACCGGTCGTTCGACCACATGCTGGGCTACCGGAGCCTGCCGGCCTATCGCCAGCCCGGCAGGCCCGTGGTGGATGGCATCCAGGTGGGCGCCGATGGCCGGACGCTGCCGGCCTTCCAATTCAAGAACATCGACTGCCGGCCCTACCCGCTGAGCAATCCGAACTTCCCGCCGAAGGACCCACCGCACAACCGGGCGAGCTTCCGCCGGCAACTGGGCACTTTCGACCCGGCGCTGAATCGCTACCCGATGGACGGCTTCGTCCCGGAGTACGCGCGGGCGCACCAGAACGACTCCCACTGGGGCCGGCCGGAGCACACGCGGATGGTGATGGGGTACTTCACGCCGGACGAGGTACACACGGCGCATTTCTTCGCGGACAACTTCGCCATCTCCGATCGCTGGTTCCAGCCGGTCCCCGCGGGGACACAGGCCAACCGGATGATGGCGCTCTCGGGCTTCAGTCGGGTCGAGGACAACGGCCTGGTACTGCCGGACCACGAGCTCGTCTACGACTTCTGCAACCGCAACAAAGTGCGCTGGCGCGTGTACAGCGACGGAGCCTTCCCCTTCACCTTCCTCGTCAAGAGCTGGCAGTTGCCCATCCTCACGCAGCACACGCACTTCCGGAGCTTCAGCCGCTTCGGCTTCGATTGGGCTCACGAGAGCAACACCAGCGCTCCCAGCATCATCTACATCGAGCCCGGCTACGAGGACGCCATGGACCCCGACCCGACGGACGATCACCCGCCCGTCACGGTAGCGCGGGCCCAGCGCTTCCTGGCACGCATCTACTCGGCGCTGCTGCTGAACCTGGAGCGCTGGTCGCGCACGCTGCTGGTCATCACCTACGACGAGAGCGGCGGCTTCTTCGACCATGTCTCGCCGCCACGCATCGCGACCCAGCCACCAACGGGCGTGCGTTACGCGCCCTACGAGTCGCTCGGCCCGCGCGTACCGCTCTTCGTCGTGTCGCCGCTCGTGGACGCGGGCCAGGTGCTCCGCCCTGCCCATGCCGAAGCGTTCGACCACACGTCCATCCTCAAGTTCATCGGCGAGCGTTGGGGCCGGACCGCGCAGAGCCGACGCTACTCGGACGTGGTGGCCGCACGCCCGGTGGGTTCGCTCACCGAGTGCATCACCCGCGACCAGCCCCGAACGGACGTGCCGGTCATCGCCCCTTCGGCTTCCCCCGGAGCGCTCTCCCCCGCCTTCGCCGAGGCGGTCAACTCGGCGATGCGGGACTTCGGCACGCGGGCGCTCGGAAAGGAACTCCCGCAGCTATGGCTGTCGGCGTGA